The Oncorhynchus clarkii lewisi isolate Uvic-CL-2024 unplaced genomic scaffold, UVic_Ocla_1.0 unplaced_contig_2987_pilon_pilon, whole genome shotgun sequence DNA segment TTCCAATAACTACATATAATTGTGTTTTAACTCATTTCCAGGCTGGTCTTGTGACAGATCTAAACTCAGACAGCTTGATACTGGCTTTGGAACCAGAGGCAGCATCAGTCTGGTGTAAGAAGCTTCCATCCGATGGTTTTATAGCAGAAGAGATTAACGAAGACACATTGGAGCAAACCCCTGGAACCAAGTACATGGTTGTGGACTGTGGCGGTATGGTGATAAGAGAATCCCAAACAAttcacaatttttatttatttatttcaaacaAGTGTTTACTATATGCATGGTCATTCCAATCCCAAATGGACTGTCAGCCTCAGTAGGTCATCAACCTAGCAGCCATAGAGCAGGGAAAGGCAATAGGTGGCCTTCAGACCAAATCCAAATCTGCTGGTTTTATTTGGCTCTGCAAACTCGTCTGTTTTTAGAATATTCATTGTTAATTAAGGAATAAAAACACAAACAATACCAGGAATTTACTTCAAAATAACTTGACTTTGGGAATTCTGTTCCCAATTATTCCCACAAATAAATGTCATATGATCATGGCTCAATGTAACGAAGGTATGAAATGATTGTAGAACTGTATTGACTATAGAACAAAATAAGTTGATGCTGGATACTCAAATTCAGAAAAAGCATATGTGCACAAATAACTTCCAGAAGTAATTAAGGCAGTCAGTTTTTTTTCGGCATTGTTTACTATACAGCATCAACTTATTTTTATTGTATAGTATTTAATCCAATGATCAAAGACCATCTCATGGTTTACATTTATAACCAAAGAAACGCTCCTCTCCTGTGTCTTTGAAATGTTGGCTACTTGTCAGTCTGGGCTTAGTTGTCAGTTTGCAGTGTATAAATAGTTATAAACTGTATTTCAAATTATTATTTTGGTATACTTTACAAAAAGAGCTGCATTACAGGAAGAACATATGGCTTGTAGTATATTTAACAGGTCTGATATTGTGCTTTTTCAGGTGGAACTATTGACATAACAGTGCATGAGGTGCTACAAGGTGGAACACTGAAGGAGCTGCACAAGGCCTCTGGAAATGACATGGGAGGGGGGACTGTTGACAAGAATTTGAAAATGTTCCTAAGAGAAATATTTTCTGATGAACTATGGGATGACTATGAGAAATATTATGCCCCTGAGCTGCAAAAGCTGATGTATGCCTTTTCTCTACTTAAGGGTACAGATGATGACATAGACATATCCTGCCCTTACAACTTCAGAGAATTAGCAAAGAAATACCACTCAGAAATGTCAGACTTCTTCAAGACAAGTCAGGGAGCTTCCTGGGAGGAGGGGTCAATCAAAATCACAAAAGAAAGAATGCGGTCCTTCTTTGATGATAGTTTTAAAGGGATTACTGAGAGCATCAGACAAATCTTGAACAGTGAAAGTAAAGACAATCCTGAAGGCCTCAGCATTGACTTCATTCTCTTAGTGGGAGGTTATGCCTCATGTAACACACTGCGGAGTCACATTAAACAGCAGTTTAGTGGTCAATGCAAAGTGCTCTTTCCAACTGATCCCCAGGAGGTCATTATCAAGGGGGCTGTTCTGTTTGGGAAAAACCCCAAGGTAGTGTCGTCACGAGTCAGTGCCCTGACTTATGGAATCACTGTATATCAGAGGTTTGATGAGTCAAAGCACAAACCTGAGAAGAAATTCACAACTCATGAGGGAATTGAgtactgcagtgatgttttcaaTAAACTGGTGCAGAAGGGTGAGTCAGTGGGTTGTGATGAAGTCAGGAAACACACCTTCTTTCCCATATCAAGTGATCAGACGGAAATATCTTTCCGTTTTTTCAGCACAGAGAGACTGAATGCCAAATATGTTGATGAGTGGGGAATGGATCAGATTGGGTCTTTCACTGTTCAAAGTCCTGACACCACAAAGGGTCTGGACCGCAGCATCAGGTTAGAAATCAAGTTTGGTTTCACAGAAATGCAAGCCACGGCTACTGACATAGAATCAAAACAAACTCAATCAATCAAACTGGACTTTTTGAGGAATTAAAAACACAcgatgcaaaacgttttgcaaattGAGCTATACATTACAGCAATGCATTACAGAAATACATCAAGAGACTAGATGCATAGtcaatacaatacagacacttcaaaaACAGGAAACTGGAATGTGAGTTATTGTTATATTCAGCTCTTATTATTAGTAATGTTCTTGTTATGCCAGTGTCTCCTATCCACAGGAATCAACCCATTGTAATGTGTCATACAAGTTCAGTATAGAcaagaagaaatcttcacttttTCATTATTATACAAACACTGTATATGTGTTAACTATGGACAAAATATGTTACAGAAGTCATTTGCATACAGGAAACATATAATGTAgtaattatttttgtatttagacCTCTCACGTGAATGAATGCTGTGTTGGTCCTGTACTCTAAAAAGATGTAAGTTACTTACACTGAGATGTATTTGGCATGTCAAAAGATAAATAaacagttgtgttctgtgcttGAAATTAAAAGTGTTTTGTACTTGCTTCCATGCCCTATACTGTATGTGGTTTCTGACCAATACATTTATAAACatgtaaatataataataataataataagatgtTAAATGAGGATTACTAACTAGCTGTATTTTGTATCTAGAAATACTGAATCTAGTAGGTGAATATCAGTGGCGTATTTTTAAGCAATGTATATCAAGTTGCAAAGTAACTCGCAGCAACAGCTAGCAAGCTTACTTAAGCTCTGATGAAGGACATTGATGAAGTCCAATATCATGTTTTTAGAAGTTGATTTTAACACCTAAACTGCATGTGACTTTGTATGAAGATTGGAAAAAGTCTATTTTTGGTGCTCCAGGGAAAAAATGTCCCTCTTAAATACTGCTTataactcaaattatgttaatgaTATTGAAAATCTAACAACGTAAGTGTGTTAAatagacttatttaggaaaagtcaaggacgGAGGGCTGTTTGACTTAAAAAATGTCAGAGATGTTACAATTTTAAAGTCATATGCAGTCAAAATGACTGCCTCTGTGCTTCTAGTGTTAATAGTTGCACCTTGTCTCACATTGGTTGAGCTCCTTCCATTTCTTTACTAACATAATCATGTTTTACAGGAATTCTCTCAACACGGAGAAGCCTTTGGATGGCCTTGGGTACATTCTGAAAAGgtgaccaaaccaaaccaaattacATTATACCTGGCTGTAAATCTTAAAACTGAGAATGGCAGTTGCCTAACCTTGGAGTTTAACCCTGTATGCAGAGACAGCTGactcagtgctgtacagaaacccagcctaaaatcccaaacagcaagcaatgcaggtgtagaagcacggtgtctaggaaaaactatgtgggatggccagtcctcttctggctgtgccgggtggagattgtaacagaacatggcccagatgttcaaatgttcataaatgaccagcatggtcaaataataataatcacaggaagaacagttgaaactggagcagcagcacggccaggtggattggggacagcaaggagtcatcatgtcaggtagtcctgaggcatggtcctagggctcaggtcctccgtgagagagaaagaaagagagaaagagagaattagagagagcatacttaaattcacacaggacactggataggacaggagaagtactccagatataacaaactgaccctagccccccgacacataaactactgcagcataaatactggaggctgagacaggaagggtcaggagacactgtggctccatccgaggacacccccggacagggccaaacaggaaggatataaccccacccactttgccaaagcacagcccccacaccactagagggatatcttcaaccaccaacttaccatcctgagacaaggccgagtatagcccacaaagatctccgctactgcacaacccaagggggggcaccaacccagacaggaagatcacatcagtaactcaacccactcaagtgacgcttatagatgaggggatacataTAGCTGGAGTATAGAATATTCAAAAAGTCAGATGTCAGTGAGTGGTTCTCACTTTTAAATATGTTTGTTGTAATCACCCAATAGAAAACAAATTGTATCTTCATTATTAATCAAATCCAAGGTTGATGCAAGGATATCAATAAAACTACCAATGTCAGAATCGGGTGGTTGATAGATGCATCCAATTACCACTTTTTACCACCAAAACATTAACAGGAGGGATTTCTATGAAAAGAGATTCAATGTCAGATGTAAGTGCGAGGTCCTCTCTTACAAAGAATTGAAAATGTTTATGAACAAATATGGACAAACCTCCCACTCTTGAGGTTCCACAGTGGTGATCAGCATTATAAGGAGACATGTCATAAAGCATGGTTGTCTCTCCAGTCAACAACGTTTCTCAAGGGGCAACAATGGAAAATTCATGATGGAGAGAAGACAATGAACAAGGTGGTCATGATTTTTAGGaagattttgaacattcaaatgAAAAGGTAGAAAATAAGCTTATCCTGAAATTAACAATTTAACAACCTGTATATCAGTTTAACATCACAGTAATCCCAAGTGATACTCAGCCATGGTAAATCTCAGGAAATTTGAATATGGATCTACACAATCATTATATATATTGATTCATTAATGGGTTAAATACCATGATATCAGGGTTGACATCCTGCTCAACTAAGAGAGATACACAGTCAAAATCATTCAGAGAATAGAACGGAAACATGCCTCACATGCCCAATACAACCACAGTTTTATCAATAGGGGTGCACTTCCTATGGAATGCACATTGCCACAGTCCACAAAACACCACTGCAACCTTCACAGGGTTATCTTATAATTTGGAGAATCATGGATGACCCTGTCTTTAGTAACACGTTTCTGCAAATAATTTTTGGTTGAGTTCTTGTATTGACGATTCAGGAAGAATTTTatgcatttttctccatattctatccagtttgctttattttttataatagaTTATATTAGATTGTTCTTGAATAAGTACTGTTAGTTCCTGTTAGTCTTGTCTCTTTAGACAGAAACTGCTTCTTTCGAATGTGTTTATAATATTTGTGATCTCCTTAAGGGCACGaggatgatagtttgtagagtaaTTTCCTTTAGTTCATTGAGGTACGTAACACAGTTGTAGTCTCTCACCATAATGATTTGATTGTTTGTTGCCTGTAAATTCAATACATTTGTATAAATATTTTCTAAAAGGTGTGGATCATCTTTTAGCAACGTAATAACTGACCGTCTTTTCTTATCTGCTAAaccgttacaattataactggctatacttattataccccttaccataactagatTCTATTCACAGTCTAAATGTaccataattagtgcttgtaaagttactgccataAGAGATATCATGATGGTCAACAACAGATTTAAAATGTCTGATGTTTAGAACTCAACAAACAGGTTCTAGAAATATGCACAAAGCAACGGGTGTTTTCACAttatttttgttcattttgtttttttattccaTTGCCTTTTTGCCTGTGAGAGAAGGCCAGAACCCCACAATGTTCTGTTAGGTCTTTAAATACTGGTTAAATAACAAGAGAGAAGGAGATTCCCACAGTACCTGTTAGGCTGCATTCCATGTGGTTGAAACCAGAGTAGAAGTTGACAAGCCAGCAGGGTTTGTCAATGATATGCTCTGAAAAATACGCTTTTGAatgatataaatcaaatcaaattttatttgtcacatacacatggttagcagatgttaaggtgagtgtagcgaaatgtttgtgcttctagttccgacaatgcagtaataaccaacaagtaatctaactaacaattccaaaactactaccttatagacacaagtgtaaggggataaagaatatgtatataaagatatatgaatgagtgatggtacagagcggcataggcaagatacagtagatggtattgagtacagtatatacatatgagatgagtttgtaaacaaagtggcatagttaaagtggctagtgatacatgtattacataaagatgcagtagatgatatagagtacagtatatacgtatacatatgaaattaataatgtagggtatgtaaacattatattgggtagcattgtttaaagtggctagtgatatattttacatcatttcccatcaattcccattattaaagtggctggagttgagtcagtgtgttggcagcagccactcaatgttagtggtggctgtttaacagtctgatggccttgagatagaagctgtttttcagtctctcggtcccagctttgatgcacctgtactgacctcgccttctggatgatagcggggtgaacaggcagtggctcaggtggttgttgtccttgatgatctttatggccttcctgtgacatcgggtggtgtaggtgtcctggagggcaggtagtttgcccccggtgatgcgttgtgcagcgccttcttcacgatgctgtctgtgtgggtggaccaattcagtttgtctgtgatgtgtacgccgaggaacttaaaacttactaccctctccactactgttccatcgatgtggataggggggtgttccctctgttgtttcctgaagtccacaatcatctccttagttttgttgacgttgagtgtgaggttattttcctgacaccacactccgagggccctcacctcctccctgtaggccgtctcgtcgttgttggtaatcaagcctaccactgttgtttcgtccgcaaacttgatgattgagttggaggcgtgcgtggccacacagtcgtgggtgaacagggagtacaggagagggctcagaacgcacccttgtggggccccagtgttgaggatcagcggggtggagatgttgttgcctaccctcaccacctggggtgacttccgtcaggaagtccagtacccagttgcacagggcgggatcgagacccagggtctcgagcttgatgacgagcttggagggcactatggtgttaaatgccgagctgtagtcgatgaacaacattctcacataggtattcctcttgtccagatgggttagggcagtgtgcagtgtggttgagattgcatcgtctgtggacctatttgggcggtaagcaaattggagtgggtctagggtgtcaggtagggtggaggtgatatggtccttgactagtctctcaaagcacttcatgatgacggaagtgagtgctacggggcgatactcgtttagctcagttaccttagctttcttgggaacaggaataatggtggccctcttgaagcatgtgggaacagcacactgggatagggattgattgaacatgtccgtaaacacaccagccagctggtctgcacatgctctgagggcacggctggggatgccatctgggcctgcagccttgcgagggttaacacgtttaaatgttttcctcacgtcggctgcagtgaaggagagtccgcatgttttggttgcgggtcgtgtcagtggcactgtattgtcctcaaagcgggcaaaaaagttatttagtctgtctgggagcaagacatcctggtccgtgatggggctggttttcttctatacatatacatatatatcacTGAAAATCACCATAGACCCCATGTGAGGATGGTTCTTCTAGCCCACGGACGTGGACTTAATTATGAAGCTCTAAAGAAAATAAGCAAAGTCCTAGGGATTCCTTCCTCATGTCTCAGCTCATAGAGACATGACAGGACGAGTAAATAAAAAGGGAGAGTAACCCATTATTGTCAGGTGACTGGCTGTGTATAAATTATATGTATTTCCTTGCTCCAGCAAATACATTCAAAGTGAATAAAACAGTGATAAGAAAACATAACAATACTATGAGACTGTCACATAGCCCTACAGTGTCATAGGGCTGTAGCCTACTTTCATTACTGAGAAATTAACTTTACATGATGATATGTTAATATTTACATAGGGTAACATGGTGATATGAGTGTCCTGCAGTTATGACTGTAATGTCGACAGACATAATAAGTACTTTTTCCCCCCACTTCAGTTTCAGAGATTCAGAGAGGGCTACAGTCAATGGAGAGTGCTGCAAAGATAATTAGAAGAGCATAGGCAGCTATAGACCCAGACATAGCTGAGTTGCTGAAGGAGGAGGAGATCACATACATTCATGTATCCTTTGATGGTACTTGGCACAAGAGAGGATTAACATCGTACTACGGGATAGGTGTGTTCATTGGTGCTGGTACCAGCGAGCCCTGGAAAATGGTGAAGATCCAcccagtcacaaaaaccattgaggccatacattttttttagagAGGCTGCACAGAAAATGGTACCTGTACATCATAGGATGTCAAATGATAACCTCCTCAAAAGAATGTAGCATGGAGGATCCCAGAATGCAAATTCATGTCTGAACTCAAACATGGTCGCGATGCACCAAAACTGTCTTCGTGGGCAAAAGCCGCATCGCCGCAGCAGCCAGTGTGGCAGTAGCCAACGTTCAATGAGGGAGCCACTGCTATATCAATTGTGGTGGACAAATTGTGGATTGACAACACTTTGGTGACACTTGGAAGCAATCAGAGAGGAGGATACGAGGCGTGTTGTGAGAGCTGATGCTGCTTCAATGGAGTATGCCAAGCGTAGGCGCAGGTCCCATGACAGTCAAGAAAGTAAAGCGGCACCAGCAACGCTCAAAGGGCCTTACATATGGGGCAGGCATAGCTGAATAATGTTCTGCACATTTCAACAGCCATACAAAAAGCCTTGTATGTGACAAATTGACGAAGTGATATGAGAATATGCCCAAAACTGCATATCTGCCCGACAGACCAGTATTCAAAGCACATGCTCTATTGCTTGAAACAAATGTATTACATGTGCTGATGTATTTGTAAAAGGTGTATTTTATGTTTATTTGTCAGTTTAGAAGTGATATATGAATAAGAGATTAATTCATGTGACATAAATGGTTATATTTATGGAAAGTACATTTTAATTTCATACGCCTACCTTTatcggccattttctcaaaatgaCATGTTCCCCATGCACCAATTCATTTTTCTCAGTCTTCAAAGGACGTACATTCACATTATTCCACACACAGGTTCTTAGGTCTTATAGTCAGACTAATACAGaggcttttttttttatcttgtgtCGTTTTGATTTTAAGTGTCATTTTATCTGTAAATATTAACAAAATATGCATCTGTCACACGTAGTGTTGTTAATATAATTCCATGAAATTACAATATTTTGATAAATTGTTCTGGAAAAGTCTGACCGGTTATCTtatcacaaaacaaaaacagaaattcTGCCTTGAAGCAATGTGTTGAAAAATGGATTCAAGTAATATGCAAATAAGTGCATGTTTAAGGAGGTTTTTCCTCATTTGCATACttcaattttaaaataaataaaacttataatacaaaaatatattGTATTCATGTATAGGTTCAACTGGTAAAGTTTCAGTCTGATGAGAGTAAAGGGAGAAAAACAACTATTAGCCTTAAACACTTCAATGTTCTGAGAGATATGCGGAAGTGCTGGTTTAATAACTAAAGAGAGGGAGATTCCCACATCAGTATCTGTTAAGCTACATTCCATGTGGTGGAAACCAGATTAGAAGTTGACAAGCAAACAAGGTTTATGGAGCTCATGATGAGCATGCATAAAAATTaatcctcttaaggatccgcccctttgtttcaattttcacctaaaatgacctaccctaatctaactgcctgtagctcaggccctgaagcaaggacatgcatattcttggtaccacttgaaaggaaacactttgaagtttgtggaaatgtgaaag contains these protein-coding regions:
- the LOC139401846 gene encoding heat shock 70 kDa protein 12A-like — its product is MGGWFLIAIDFGTAYSGYAFCVSSENSEPRPRVPKWGQEHGFNSPKTPTCILFDEHEEFKKFGYDAKMAYTKMHGADAQKHYLFENFKMELYGKTINKNLMIKAHNGKSMSALKIIAETLRYLKDHALKTIGDHTSGRQFIASDVTWVLTVPAIWDAAAKQFMREAATAAGLVTDLNSDSLILALEPEAASVWCKKLPSDGFIAEEINEDTLEQTPGTKYMVVDCGGGTIDITVHEVLQGGTLKELHKASGNDMGGGTVDKNLKMFLREIFSDELWDDYEKYYAPELQKLMYAFSLLKGTDDDIDISCPYNFRELAKKYHSEMSDFFKTSQGASWEEGSIKITKERMRSFFDDSFKGITESIRQILNSESKDNPEGLSIDFILLVGGYASCNTLRSHIKQQFSGQCKVLFPTDPQEVIIKGAVLFGKNPKVVSSRVSALTYGITVYQRFDESKHKPEKKFTTHEGIEYCSDVFNKLVQKGESVGCDEVRKHTFFPISSDQTEISFRFFSTERLNAKYVDEWGMDQIGSFTVQSPDTTKGLDRSIRLEIKFGFTEMQATATDIESKQTQSIKLDFLRN